In Mytilus trossulus isolate FHL-02 chromosome 10, PNRI_Mtr1.1.1.hap1, whole genome shotgun sequence, the DNA window gtgaagattacagtaattaagcatgacttaattatgctagtacccgatatatgtgcattgtattgtaaaaaaaacagcccatatttatgtagcagaagcattctaatattcaatgaataactaaaagtttacattgaaataattttggaaaactgctatatttggggccaaaaaggggtcttactagATCTACTTCATTTAGTTATTGATGATATGATAAACCAGTACACCTTTCTGTAATTTCGTGCATGTCGCATACTAATATATGATACCGTAACGGTATTGGTTAGGATTACACGATAATGGATGTTGATGATAAAACTAAAAGTGAAAATATACAGCAGAGGATAATATATTGCAATCCCTTTAACTCCCTTCATATCTGAACAGATGACGTTATTACACAGAAAGTGTCAGACGACATAAATATGAGACCGTTTCAGTTCAGCTGATGGAATTTATGgatacatcaaaaataaaaaataaaataaaaattgaagttTAGTATGCAACTTACCCTCTTTAACAATGGAGTGGATTCTTGTGTCAATAATGGTGTGTCTGTACATTTCATTTGCGTTAATAACCTGACTAAAGATTTTAAAACAGAACTATACAGATAACTATGACCGACAAAAGTGTCTGATTTggtttaaatatattgtttatggTTACAATGCTATTCTATTTTTTCCTTTAAGATATCAATCCACTCAAAAGCATTTATTATCATGTTGATCCTGTATTAAAAGATGATGATAACAAATTAGTCATGCATGACTATTGAGAACTCTTATAATTCGGTCAGGCGAATGTTTcccaaaatacaaaaatatgattttgagATGTAAAGGACAAGTCTATACCATGTGTGAATCGTTAAAAAGCATACtgctcataacaaaatattatataaagttataaaaatatgttttatatgcaaattaaaCAAAGCTTTCTAAGGTGAAATCGCTTCTTGCTTCTCTTTTATTTGAGACTTGCTTACCCATCAGGTGCACCTCGGAACTACCCCAAATTTTAAGAGACTTCCTTATCCATCCGTTGCAACTAGTATCaccccaaattaaaaaaaaatatattgagaaTTGCTTTTCTTCAGGTGAACCTGGGATCATTCCAAATTTTTGCGGGTTCATGTTACTCAATCTTCagttatttgttgttttgtagaatgttgtttttttgtctttctttgttttgttttgtttttctgcaATGGTTTTGTCAACTTATCTTCGACCTACAATATATGAATTATGATGGTCCCTTAAAGCCCCTTTGGCATTTGTTatctctttttaaaatgactttttttctgtctgttatcaaataaaatatatacatttccCAGAAAAAATCTTTTCCACTGTGGCTTTACAAAAGTTTggaatgtacatgtaccaaccATGATGAATTAGGAACCGTCCGGCAACTTTTATGTAAAAGACATCATCAACTTTTACTTCATTTTGgtctttaaaaatacaaaatagatctattattttatttgtcataCATATGTCCGTATTGCAATCccttacaaaataataaacatttgatGCTTTTTAATATGTTACTAGTTCTTATTTCAATctattttctttctatttttttcagaattcaTCAGGATGTAAAAGTGTTTTAACGAAACATTAAATCATGAGTTGCAACCAAGTGGTATTGGAACTTGCCCACGATGTCGTCAACAACGCTCCTAATAAAATGGCGACTGTTATTGAAAGGTTGCGAGTCAAAGGAGCTCCAGCTCCAAGAAACACTCCAGCGTCGCCACTTTTATCAAGATCGAGCAGAGCAATACCCAGCACTGTTATTGCTTTAGACAAATCGTATgaaatagttttgaaaaattCTAACAAACAACTAATTGAGGCGGGAAATACAGTAGCAGTCAGACGACAGGATTTTCTAAGTCGCTTGCAGCATGCAAATCAAGGCATTACTTCAATGGATTCACCTTATGACTCAAGTGAGGTAGGCATAACAGAAGAAAAGCCCAGTTTTGTTCTATGTGGAAAACCAGTAAATGGTTTCACTACTAAaacaattgataaatatttaaaagaccAGAGAGTTGGCAACTACAAAACGTCTGCCCATGAAGTTACACGAGTTAagttacaaaataaagaatCCAAAACCAGAAGTGAACCTAACAGGTCTGCTGGTCTTGAGAAATCtgtaaattttaatgaatcACTGACAATACAAGATACTAATAGTATCAAGTCAAATAATGGTGCAAACAACCCCCCACCAACGACACCAGCGCCCTCTATTATATCATTATCGAAGCGAGGCACAAATATGTCGTCATTTGAATTGACAGGGAAAAATTTCAGATCAGCATCTTCAGCTGATTGGAGAGAAATGATTGGCTCTTCGGATCAGAAACGCTCGAGATTAGACAAGCAAGCGAAATCAGCTGACAATCCTTTAAAACATTATCTACGAATAAACAATAAGGAAAG includes these proteins:
- the LOC134687022 gene encoding uncharacterized protein LOC134687022, whose translation is MSCNQVVLELAHDVVNNAPNKMATVIERLRVKGAPAPRNTPASPLLSRSSRAIPSTVIALDKSYEIVLKNSNKQLIEAGNTVAVRRQDFLSRLQHANQGITSMDSPYDSSEVGITEEKPSFVLCGKPVNGFTTKTIDKYLKDQRVGNYKTSAHEVTRVKLQNKESKTRSEPNRSAGLEKSVNFNESLTIQDTNSIKSNNGANNPPPTTPAPSIISLSKRGTNMSSFELTGKNFRSASSADWREMIGSSDQKRSRLDKQAKSADNPLKHYLRINNKERARNQFSDNSAKSFSLPNSFSTKGIRKFNNPYRLLKYSKRQMLLHQKETTDHDHLQRITHPPKSAPHYNGKSMDLPKSILRVPNPCSETFLLQMMLDSNTMSGRKHTSSKYSDIAVHKDLEEFIMIRSPSSQSKGMSNGPKSSKSGKSVLNGLDEESIWPGNDVQEETLHKTGRL